The DNA window GTGCACCGTAATTCTCGCTATAGACAGACAGCTGCATTGCATCGGCGCCCAGTTCGCGTGCCTCTGCCAAAGCCCAATCCATCAGTGCTGCGCCAATGCCTTGGCCGGTTCGGCCTGGTGCGGTGTACAATTGGTTCAGCGCCATTGGCCGCACTGCATCCGAATGTTCGGCATAGGCGCTGCGTTTTGCGATCTTGCAATATCCTGCAAGACCCTCTGCATCCTCAGCCAAGCGGTAAACAAGATTGGGATGCGCGAGATCCCCGCCGACACCTTCTAGCGAATAGGCTTGCTCAAGAAACGCGGCGAGAT is part of the Pontixanthobacter gangjinensis genome and encodes:
- a CDS encoding GNAT family N-acetyltransferase, whose protein sequence is MILRPASLDDVTALAALGRDSFLAAFEHLYKPSDLAAFLEQAYSLEGVGGDLAHPNLVYRLAEDAEGLAGYCKIAKRSAYAEHSDAVRPMALNQLYTAPGRTGQGIGAALMDWALAEARELGADAMQLSVYSENYGAQRFYQRYGFTKIADIGFWVGEQRDAEFLYELRLD